One genomic window of Notamacropus eugenii isolate mMacEug1 chromosome 6, mMacEug1.pri_v2, whole genome shotgun sequence includes the following:
- the LOC140511604 gene encoding olfactory receptor 4S2-like isoform X2, giving the protein MYSYFIPSGKFTQFGSRESCQDLMESNVTEFVLTGLSQNEMVQQVCFLLFLLFYTVIVFGNFLIILTITVSPHLNSPMYFFLHFLSFVDICFSSVTAPKLIIDFQAKVKTISFAGCMAQLFGVHFFGCTEIFILTVMAYDRYVAICKPLHYMTIMDQRVCIILMVSCWAGGFLHSIAQTLLTVWLPFCGPNLIDHYFCDVHPLLKLACTDTYVVGMIVVANSGMISLSCFIILVGSYAVILLSLRTRSSEGRRKALSTCASHIMVVILFFVPCIFIYMRPSTTFTEDKMVAVFYTIITPMLNPLIYTLRNADVKNAVKKQWTKKDTVLNHETRT; this is encoded by the exons ATGTATTCTTATTTCATACCCTCAGGTAAATTTACACAGTTTGGTTCACGTGAAAGCTGTCAAGATCTCATGGAAAGTAATGTCACAGAATTTGTTCTGACAGGTCTGTCCCAGAATGAGATGGTACAGCAAGTGTGCTTCTTGCTCTTCTTACTTTTTTACACAGTCATCGTCTTTGGGAACTTTCTCATCATCCTGACCATCACTGTCAGTCCACATCTCAATTCTCCCATgtatttcttcctccattttttatcttttgttgacATTTGCTTCTCTTCTGTCACTGCTCCAAAGCTGATCATAGACTTCCAAGCCAAGGTCAAGACCATCTCCTTTGCAGGTTGCATGGCTCAGCTCTTTGGAGTCCATTTCTTTGGCTGCACTGAGATCTTCATCCTCACAGTAATGGCCTATGACCGGTATGTGGCCATCTGTAAGCCCCTGCACTATATGACCATTATGGACCAGAGGGTCTGTATCATATTGATGGTGAGTTGTTGGGCAGGTGGCTTCCTTCATTCTATTGCACAGACCCTTCTCACTGTCTGGTTGCCCTTCTGTGGTCCCAACCTGATTGACCATTACTTCTGTGATGTCCATCCCCTCTTGAAGCTGGCCTGCACAGACACTTATGTCGTGGGCATGATTGTGGTGGCCAATAGTGGCATGATATCCTTGAGCTGCTTCATCATTCTTGTGGGCTCCTATGCTGTCATACTTCTTTCCCTCAGGACCCGCTCCTCAGAAGGTAGGCGTAAGGCCCTCTCTACCTGTGCTTCCCATATCATGGTGGTAATTTTGTTCTTTGTACCCTGCATCTTCATCTACATGAGGCCCTCAACCACCTTCACAGAAGATAAGATGGTAGCTGTGTTCTACACCATCATAACCCCCATGCTGAACCCATTGATCTACACTTTGAGGAACGCAGATGTGAAGAATGCTGTGAAGAAGCAGTGGACCAAGAAA GACACTGTATTGAACCATGAAACGAGAACATGA
- the LOC140511604 gene encoding olfactory receptor 4S2-like isoform X1 yields MYSYFIPSGKFTQFGSRESCQDLMESNVTEFVLTGLSQNEMVQQVCFLLFLLFYTVIVFGNFLIILTITVSPHLNSPMYFFLHFLSFVDICFSSVTAPKLIIDFQAKVKTISFAGCMAQLFGVHFFGCTEIFILTVMAYDRYVAICKPLHYMTIMDQRVCIILMVSCWAGGFLHSIAQTLLTVWLPFCGPNLIDHYFCDVHPLLKLACTDTYVVGMIVVANSGMISLSCFIILVGSYAVILLSLRTRSSEGRRKALSTCASHIMVVILFFVPCIFIYMRPSTTFTEDKMVAVFYTIITPMLNPLIYTLRNADVKNAVKKQWTKKVTEEMRKDPK; encoded by the coding sequence ATGTATTCTTATTTCATACCCTCAGGTAAATTTACACAGTTTGGTTCACGTGAAAGCTGTCAAGATCTCATGGAAAGTAATGTCACAGAATTTGTTCTGACAGGTCTGTCCCAGAATGAGATGGTACAGCAAGTGTGCTTCTTGCTCTTCTTACTTTTTTACACAGTCATCGTCTTTGGGAACTTTCTCATCATCCTGACCATCACTGTCAGTCCACATCTCAATTCTCCCATgtatttcttcctccattttttatcttttgttgacATTTGCTTCTCTTCTGTCACTGCTCCAAAGCTGATCATAGACTTCCAAGCCAAGGTCAAGACCATCTCCTTTGCAGGTTGCATGGCTCAGCTCTTTGGAGTCCATTTCTTTGGCTGCACTGAGATCTTCATCCTCACAGTAATGGCCTATGACCGGTATGTGGCCATCTGTAAGCCCCTGCACTATATGACCATTATGGACCAGAGGGTCTGTATCATATTGATGGTGAGTTGTTGGGCAGGTGGCTTCCTTCATTCTATTGCACAGACCCTTCTCACTGTCTGGTTGCCCTTCTGTGGTCCCAACCTGATTGACCATTACTTCTGTGATGTCCATCCCCTCTTGAAGCTGGCCTGCACAGACACTTATGTCGTGGGCATGATTGTGGTGGCCAATAGTGGCATGATATCCTTGAGCTGCTTCATCATTCTTGTGGGCTCCTATGCTGTCATACTTCTTTCCCTCAGGACCCGCTCCTCAGAAGGTAGGCGTAAGGCCCTCTCTACCTGTGCTTCCCATATCATGGTGGTAATTTTGTTCTTTGTACCCTGCATCTTCATCTACATGAGGCCCTCAACCACCTTCACAGAAGATAAGATGGTAGCTGTGTTCTACACCATCATAACCCCCATGCTGAACCCATTGATCTACACTTTGAGGAACGCAGATGTGAAGAATGCTGTGAAGAAGCAGTGGACCAAGAAAGTgacagaagagatgaggaaagaccCTAAGTGA